Proteins from a single region of Altererythrobacter sp. Root672:
- the hflC gene encoding protease modulator HflC produces MQAVWETHKLSIIVVALAVIALFSSIIIVPETKQAVVIRTGEPVRTINSYRANVPFGQTNAGLWLRVPFFERVQMIDKRVLDIDMERQEVLSSDQQRLQVDAYARFRIVDPVKMVENAGTEENVATQLQPILASVLRQELGRRTFASMLTAERGVAMTNIRNTLDTQARQYGAQVIDVRIKRADLPEGTPLEAAFRRMETDRKQEAETTRAGGQRDAQIVRAGAEAQAARIYAEAYGKDPSFYDFYRAMESYRRTFEGGEGESSIILSPDNDYLRQFRSGGH; encoded by the coding sequence ATGCAAGCCGTATGGGAAACCCATAAGCTATCGATCATCGTGGTCGCGCTTGCCGTGATCGCGCTGTTCTCCAGCATCATCATCGTCCCGGAAACGAAGCAGGCCGTGGTCATCCGCACCGGTGAGCCGGTCCGCACGATCAACAGCTACCGGGCGAACGTACCGTTTGGTCAGACCAATGCCGGCCTGTGGCTCCGCGTGCCGTTCTTCGAGCGCGTGCAGATGATCGACAAGCGCGTGCTCGACATCGACATGGAGCGGCAAGAAGTCCTGTCTAGCGACCAGCAGCGACTGCAGGTCGATGCCTATGCTCGCTTCCGCATCGTCGACCCGGTGAAGATGGTCGAGAACGCCGGCACCGAAGAAAACGTGGCAACGCAGTTGCAGCCCATTCTTGCCTCGGTCCTGCGGCAGGAGCTCGGCCGGCGCACTTTCGCCTCGATGCTCACGGCCGAACGCGGCGTGGCGATGACCAACATCCGCAACACGCTCGATACCCAGGCCCGGCAGTATGGCGCCCAGGTTATCGACGTGCGCATCAAACGGGCCGACTTGCCCGAAGGAACTCCGCTCGAGGCCGCGTTCCGGCGCATGGAAACCGACCGCAAGCAGGAAGCCGAAACGACGCGCGCCGGCGGTCAGCGGGATGCCCAGATCGTACGCGCCGGGGCCGAAGCCCAGGCCGCGCGAATCTATGCCGAAGCTTATGGCAAGGACCCGAGCTTCTACGACTTCTACCGCGCGATGGAGAGCTATCGCCGCACGTTCGAAGGCGGTGAAGGTGAAAGCTCGATCATTCTTTCGCCGGATAACGACTACTTGCGGCAATTCCGCAGCGGCGGGCACTAA
- a CDS encoding arylsulfatase → MPVTPDNLPRHILPMPDPKHVGITTYDARDPATKFPPIVRLRPPKGAPNVLIVLIDDVGFGASSTFGGPCHTPNIEKLAKGGLKYTRFHTTALCSPTRQALLTGRNHHSVGMGAITEMATSAPGYSSIRPKEKAALAEIMKLNGYSTAQLGKCHEVPLWEVSPAGPFNQWPTGSGFEYFYGFVGGEANQYYPGLYEGTKAIEPPKSPEEGYTLTEDLADRGITWIRQQKALAHDKPFFMYWAPGATHAPHHVPKTWSDKYKGKFDQGWDRLREATIERQKALGVIPKDAELTRRHDEIPAWDEMSDDLKPVLAKQMEIYAGFLEQTDHEIGRIIDSLEDLGILDDTLIYLIIGDNGASAEGTINGCFNEMTTLNGMPGIETTEFLLSKIDDFGTPKAYNHYAVGWAHALCTPYQWTKQVASHWGGTRNGTIVHWPNGIKARGETRNQFHHVIDVAKTVLDVCGLPEPVFVNGIAQTPLEGVSMAPTFDDAKAIETHDVQYFEMFGNRGIYHQGWTAATKHRTPWKADQPGPFDADAWELYGPDDWTQARNIVADNPEKLAELQRLWLIEAAKYNVLPLDDRGFERINPDIAGRPQLITGDTQVLFPGMRVSEGSVLSLMNKSYSVTAEVVVPEGVSASGVIITQGGEAGGWTLYAKDGKLKYCYCFFGIEHYFAEADQAIPAGTHQVRLEFKYDGGGLAKGGDVTLFYDGKSVGKGRVDQTQPMAFSADEACDVGSDTGSPASPDYGVTGNTFTGTINWVQIDLGKDDHDHLISAEERFSLAMAKQ, encoded by the coding sequence ATGCCCGTCACCCCCGACAACCTGCCGCGCCACATCCTGCCGATGCCCGATCCCAAGCATGTCGGCATCACCACTTACGACGCGCGCGACCCGGCGACGAAGTTTCCGCCGATCGTCCGGCTGAGACCGCCGAAGGGCGCGCCCAATGTGCTGATCGTGCTGATCGACGACGTCGGCTTTGGAGCATCGAGCACGTTCGGTGGCCCGTGCCACACGCCGAACATCGAGAAGCTGGCCAAGGGTGGACTCAAGTACACCCGCTTTCACACGACCGCGCTGTGTTCGCCCACGCGGCAGGCTCTGCTCACTGGGCGCAACCATCACTCGGTCGGCATGGGAGCGATCACCGAGATGGCGACCTCGGCGCCGGGCTACAGCAGCATCCGCCCGAAGGAGAAAGCCGCACTGGCCGAGATCATGAAGCTCAACGGCTATTCCACCGCGCAACTGGGCAAGTGCCATGAAGTGCCGTTGTGGGAAGTGAGCCCCGCGGGGCCGTTCAACCAATGGCCGACCGGCTCGGGCTTCGAATATTTCTACGGCTTCGTCGGTGGCGAGGCGAACCAGTACTATCCGGGCCTCTACGAAGGCACCAAGGCCATCGAGCCGCCCAAGTCGCCGGAGGAGGGCTACACCCTGACCGAGGACCTGGCCGACCGCGGGATCACCTGGATCCGGCAGCAGAAGGCGCTGGCGCATGACAAGCCGTTCTTCATGTACTGGGCTCCGGGCGCCACTCATGCCCCGCACCATGTGCCCAAGACCTGGTCGGACAAGTACAAGGGCAAGTTCGATCAGGGCTGGGACAGGCTGCGCGAAGCAACGATCGAGCGGCAGAAGGCGCTGGGCGTCATTCCCAAGGACGCCGAGCTGACCAGGCGCCATGACGAAATCCCCGCGTGGGACGAGATGTCCGACGATCTCAAGCCGGTGCTCGCCAAACAGATGGAAATCTACGCCGGCTTCCTCGAGCAGACCGACCACGAGATCGGCCGGATCATCGATTCACTCGAAGACCTCGGCATCCTCGACGACACACTGATCTACCTCATCATCGGCGACAACGGCGCCTCGGCCGAAGGCACGATCAACGGCTGCTTCAACGAGATGACGACCCTGAACGGCATGCCTGGGATCGAGACCACCGAATTCCTGCTGAGCAAGATCGACGATTTCGGCACGCCCAAGGCCTACAACCATTACGCCGTGGGCTGGGCGCACGCGCTGTGCACCCCATACCAATGGACTAAGCAGGTTGCCTCTCACTGGGGCGGCACGCGCAATGGCACGATCGTGCACTGGCCGAATGGCATCAAGGCGCGCGGTGAGACCCGCAATCAGTTCCACCACGTGATCGATGTCGCCAAGACCGTGCTCGATGTCTGCGGCCTGCCGGAGCCGGTATTTGTCAACGGCATCGCGCAGACGCCCCTGGAAGGTGTCAGCATGGCGCCCACGTTCGACGACGCCAAGGCTATCGAGACGCACGACGTCCAGTACTTCGAGATGTTCGGAAATCGCGGCATCTATCACCAGGGCTGGACCGCTGCGACCAAGCACCGCACGCCGTGGAAGGCGGATCAGCCGGGACCGTTCGACGCGGATGCGTGGGAACTCTATGGCCCCGATGACTGGACGCAGGCGCGCAACATCGTCGCCGACAACCCCGAAAAGCTCGCCGAACTACAACGGTTATGGCTGATCGAGGCGGCGAAATACAACGTCTTGCCACTGGACGATCGCGGCTTCGAGCGTATCAATCCCGACATCGCCGGGCGGCCGCAATTGATCACCGGCGACACGCAAGTGCTGTTCCCAGGGATGCGTGTCAGCGAGGGGTCCGTGCTGTCCCTCATGAACAAGTCGTACTCGGTGACCGCCGAGGTCGTGGTGCCCGAAGGCGTTTCGGCCAGTGGCGTGATCATCACTCAGGGCGGCGAGGCCGGTGGGTGGACGCTCTATGCCAAGGACGGGAAGCTCAAGTATTGCTACTGCTTCTTCGGCATAGAGCACTATTTCGCCGAAGCCGACCAGGCGATCCCCGCCGGTACGCACCAGGTCCGCCTCGAGTTCAAGTACGACGGCGGCGGGCTGGCGAAAGGTGGCGACGTCACCCTCTTCTATGACGGTAAGTCGGTTGGAAAAGGCCGGGTCGATCAGACCCAACCGATGGCCTTTTCGGCCGACGAGGCCTGCGATGTCGGCAGCGACACCGGCTCGCCCGCCTCGCCCGACTATGGCGTGACCGGCAACACGTTCACCGGCACGATCAACTGGGTCCAGATCGACCTAGGAAAGGACGATCACGATCACCTGATCAGCGCCGAGGAACGGTTCAGCCTCGCGATGGCCAAGCAATAG
- the hflK gene encoding FtsH protease activity modulator HflK, with the protein MEKLGGFIDRIALAMAGKRSPWGKPQGDKDNPGDGSGSDDGSTPPSSEESPKGPRNPWLPGGGSEDRPRRGANIEDLFKQRGPEGPRRSKGPGGPGFRIPERPGGGSWIPIIIGGLALLWVGVTSVHQVAPREEGVVTTFGRYSRTLSPGLNFTLPWPIQQVSIENVSEIRSVRIPSGPEEKLILTGDQNLVDLSYLIRWNIKDLSKFRFQLAEPEETLREVGEAAMRASVAEHTLDKVLSGQGRGDIEQSVRLRMQQILDSYNSGIAVQGIEIQKTDPPEAVVEAFKDVSAAQQDANTAMNQARTYEQQLLAKAQGDAAAFNKIYEEYKLAPEVTRRRLYYETMESVLGKTDKTIVESNSVTPYLPLPEVRRRAAPQAETTPPAGR; encoded by the coding sequence ATGGAAAAATTGGGTGGGTTCATAGACAGGATCGCACTGGCCATGGCCGGAAAGCGTAGCCCGTGGGGCAAGCCCCAGGGCGATAAGGACAATCCCGGCGATGGTTCCGGAAGCGATGACGGCAGCACGCCGCCTTCGTCGGAAGAATCGCCGAAGGGGCCTCGCAACCCCTGGCTGCCTGGTGGCGGGTCGGAAGATCGGCCCCGTCGCGGTGCCAATATCGAAGACTTGTTCAAGCAGCGCGGCCCCGAAGGTCCGCGTCGCAGCAAGGGTCCTGGCGGCCCCGGCTTCCGCATTCCGGAACGTCCGGGCGGCGGCAGCTGGATCCCGATCATCATCGGTGGCCTCGCGCTGCTGTGGGTCGGGGTGACGAGCGTCCACCAAGTCGCCCCGCGCGAAGAAGGCGTGGTGACGACGTTCGGTCGCTATTCGCGGACGCTCAGCCCTGGTCTGAACTTCACGCTGCCTTGGCCGATCCAGCAGGTCTCGATCGAAAACGTCAGCGAGATCCGCTCGGTACGCATTCCCTCGGGTCCAGAGGAAAAGCTGATCCTGACGGGCGACCAGAACCTGGTCGATCTCTCCTACCTGATCCGCTGGAACATCAAGGACCTGAGCAAGTTCCGCTTCCAGCTGGCCGAGCCCGAAGAGACTTTGCGCGAAGTAGGCGAAGCCGCCATGCGCGCCTCGGTGGCCGAACACACGCTCGACAAGGTGCTGTCTGGCCAAGGCCGCGGCGATATCGAACAGAGCGTCCGCCTGCGCATGCAGCAGATCCTCGATTCCTATAATTCGGGCATCGCGGTCCAGGGCATCGAAATCCAGAAGACCGATCCGCCTGAGGCGGTGGTCGAGGCGTTCAAGGACGTTTCCGCGGCTCAGCAGGACGCCAACACCGCCATGAACCAGGCCCGCACTTACGAGCAGCAATTGCTCGCCAAGGCGCAGGGTGACGCGGCGGCGTTCAACAAGATCTACGAAGAGTACAAGCTCGCCCCCGAAGTGACGCGGCGGCGGCTCTACTACGAAACCATGGAAAGCGTTTTGGGCAAGACCGACAAGACGATCGTCGAATCGAACAGCGTGACGCCGTACCTGCCGCTGCCTGAGGTGCGCCGTCGTGCTGCACCGCAGGCCGAAACAACGCCGCCGGCGGGAAGGTAA
- a CDS encoding transglycosylase domain-containing protein, which yields MLQQRRGSRTANRKNSAPPPTSRWRVWLRRILVWGGALFALLLLALGTSVFFAARSMPNYSTLMNSQAGQTIVVRARDGTEIVAIGPSYGEWLSSDEIPQVMKDAMVAVEDRRFYSHIGIDPIGLARALYVSFRDDSSVRATSTITQQLARNVFLNSNRTVDRKLREAVLALALEAKFSKEEILELYLNKVYFGGGAYGVDSASRKFFSHSARDLSTAEAAIIAGLVKAPSHYSPTADVDAAVGRANVVLEQMRKYGAIGADEAEAIDVSSVKLRKDDSQNSARYFTDYVLPQLDVLLPDTGNEPLEVWTTLDVGMQRAAAAALKGNTPGSAQGALVSLDRDGAILALVGGTDYVKSNYNRATEALRQPGSAWKLFVYLSALEAGYTPDDRVVDEPVTIKGWSPRNSNGSYAGEIDVRTAFAYSKNTVAAQLGNEVGFSTVASMARRFGITTPIATNPSMVLGTSEVRVIDLTRAFAAVSAGGSSIDPYGITKVVSASGDTLYEHQATRSNQLVPDYVAAGITDLLQTAVNTGTGRSAQIGRPVAGKTGTTSSNKDGWFVGFSSGITTGVWMGRDDAKAVPGLQGGTAPARAFSAYMRYAVKDRPEEKFQTEVQLPDWQLEPDEEWMYGDPEDQYYYVDEQGNLIEPQGAEQPRGMPFPVEGEEEPQPGEPGRRPDPRLAPPPPGRAPPAAANDDFLDRATGRSTEGTPPRAQRSNAPE from the coding sequence ATGTTGCAGCAAAGGCGGGGCTCAAGGACTGCCAATCGTAAGAACTCGGCCCCGCCGCCGACGTCGCGCTGGCGCGTCTGGTTGAGGCGCATCTTGGTGTGGGGCGGAGCGCTGTTCGCGTTGTTGCTGTTGGCGCTCGGCACGTCGGTGTTCTTCGCCGCGCGCAGCATGCCGAACTACTCCACCCTGATGAACAGCCAGGCCGGCCAGACGATCGTCGTCCGCGCCCGCGACGGCACCGAGATCGTCGCCATCGGGCCGAGCTATGGCGAGTGGCTCAGCTCAGACGAGATTCCGCAAGTGATGAAGGACGCGATGGTCGCGGTGGAGGACCGCCGCTTCTATTCGCACATCGGGATCGACCCGATCGGCCTCGCCCGGGCGCTTTACGTGTCGTTCCGCGATGACTCCTCGGTCCGCGCGACTTCGACCATAACGCAGCAGCTGGCGCGCAACGTCTTCCTCAATTCGAACCGCACGGTCGACCGCAAGCTGCGCGAAGCCGTGCTGGCGCTCGCGCTCGAAGCGAAGTTCAGCAAGGAAGAGATCCTCGAGCTATACCTCAACAAGGTCTACTTCGGCGGCGGCGCTTACGGCGTTGATTCCGCCAGCCGGAAGTTCTTCAGCCACTCTGCGCGTGACCTGTCGACGGCCGAGGCGGCGATCATCGCCGGGCTGGTCAAGGCGCCGAGCCATTATTCGCCGACCGCCGACGTCGATGCTGCCGTGGGTCGCGCCAATGTCGTGCTCGAACAGATGCGCAAGTACGGCGCCATCGGTGCGGACGAGGCCGAGGCGATCGACGTGTCCTCGGTCAAGCTGCGCAAGGACGACAGCCAGAACTCGGCGCGCTACTTCACCGACTACGTCCTGCCGCAGCTCGATGTGCTGCTGCCGGATACCGGCAACGAACCGCTCGAAGTCTGGACCACGCTCGACGTGGGTATGCAGCGGGCCGCGGCGGCAGCGCTCAAGGGCAACACTCCGGGGAGTGCCCAGGGCGCGCTGGTCAGCCTCGACCGGGATGGCGCGATCCTCGCGCTCGTCGGGGGTACGGACTACGTCAAATCTAACTACAACCGCGCGACCGAAGCCTTGCGCCAGCCGGGTTCGGCCTGGAAGCTGTTCGTCTATCTCAGCGCGCTAGAGGCCGGCTACACGCCCGATGACCGGGTGGTGGACGAGCCAGTCACGATCAAGGGCTGGAGCCCGCGCAATTCGAACGGCAGTTACGCTGGCGAGATCGATGTGCGCACGGCGTTCGCCTACTCCAAGAACACGGTCGCGGCGCAGCTCGGTAACGAGGTCGGCTTTTCGACAGTCGCTTCGATGGCGCGCCGGTTCGGCATCACGACCCCGATCGCGACAAATCCTTCGATGGTGCTCGGCACGTCGGAAGTGCGGGTGATCGACCTGACGCGCGCTTTTGCGGCGGTTTCGGCCGGCGGCAGTTCGATTGATCCCTACGGAATCACCAAGGTCGTCAGCGCCAGCGGCGACACGCTTTACGAACACCAGGCCACGCGCAGCAACCAGCTGGTTCCGGACTATGTCGCCGCCGGGATCACCGATCTGCTGCAGACGGCAGTCAACACCGGCACCGGGCGCTCGGCGCAGATCGGCCGCCCGGTGGCAGGGAAGACCGGCACGACCAGTTCGAACAAGGACGGATGGTTCGTCGGCTTTTCGAGCGGGATCACCACGGGCGTGTGGATGGGCCGCGACGACGCCAAGGCCGTGCCAGGACTCCAGGGCGGAACCGCGCCGGCGCGGGCGTTCTCTGCCTATATGCGCTATGCCGTGAAGGACCGGCCCGAGGAGAAGTTCCAGACCGAAGTCCAACTGCCCGATTGGCAGCTCGAACCGGACGAGGAGTGGATGTACGGCGATCCGGAAGACCAATATTACTACGTCGATGAGCAGGGGAACCTGATCGAGCCCCAGGGTGCCGAACAACCACGCGGCATGCCGTTCCCCGTCGAAGGCGAGGAAGAACCACAGCCGGGCGAGCCGGGTCGCCGACCCGATCCCCGGCTAGCCCCACCGCCGCCGGGCCGTGCCCCGCCGGCAGCGGCTAACGACGATTTTCTGGATCGGGCTACCGGGCGTTCGACTGAAGGCACGCCGCCTCGCGCCCAGCGCAGCAACGCGCCGGAATAA
- a CDS encoding Mrp/NBP35 family ATP-binding protein translates to MTTVADIEQNVPPHIVPRVRSARFSDGVATLVADASGLSRAAAAELQQELEQAIGGLEGVSEVRVALMADKVQRRIVAIGSGKGGVGKSTLTANLAVALARTGHKVGVVDADIYGPSQPMLLDAANQKPTAEGQQLIPVESEFGVKLLSMGQLIAPGKAIAWRGPMTGNALGQLMDAQWGDAEVLLVDLPPGTGDVQLTMLQKFKPAGAIVVSTPQDLALIDATRALDLFRQADIPIIGLVENMAGYLCPHCGQPSEPFGSGGAEAAARALGEDFLGRIPLAMEIRVASDAGQPPAANDGPQGKAFADIAARLSDWLARQ, encoded by the coding sequence ATGACAACAGTCGCAGATATCGAACAGAACGTTCCCCCCCACATTGTTCCGCGCGTACGCTCGGCACGTTTTTCAGACGGCGTCGCCACGCTCGTCGCCGACGCCTCGGGCCTGTCCCGCGCCGCCGCGGCGGAGCTGCAGCAGGAGCTGGAACAGGCGATTGGAGGCTTGGAGGGTGTGTCCGAGGTCCGCGTCGCGCTGATGGCCGACAAGGTGCAGCGGCGGATCGTGGCGATCGGATCGGGCAAGGGCGGAGTCGGGAAATCGACCCTGACCGCCAATCTCGCCGTCGCCCTGGCGCGCACCGGGCACAAGGTGGGCGTGGTCGACGCTGACATCTACGGCCCTTCGCAACCGATGCTGCTCGACGCCGCGAACCAAAAGCCGACCGCCGAAGGCCAGCAGTTGATCCCGGTCGAAAGCGAATTCGGAGTGAAGCTGCTGTCTATGGGCCAGCTCATCGCGCCGGGTAAAGCGATCGCCTGGCGCGGGCCGATGACGGGCAACGCCCTTGGTCAGCTGATGGATGCCCAGTGGGGCGACGCTGAAGTGCTGCTGGTCGATCTGCCTCCCGGCACCGGCGACGTGCAGCTGACGATGCTGCAGAAGTTCAAGCCCGCCGGCGCAATCGTGGTCTCGACGCCGCAGGACCTGGCCCTGATCGACGCCACTCGCGCGCTCGACCTGTTCCGCCAGGCCGACATTCCGATCATCGGCCTGGTCGAAAACATGGCCGGCTATCTCTGTCCCCACTGCGGCCAGCCGAGCGAACCGTTCGGCAGCGGCGGGGCGGAAGCAGCGGCACGGGCCCTGGGCGAGGATTTCCTTGGCCGCATTCCGCTCGCCATGGAAATCCGTGTCGCCAGCGATGCGGGCCAGCCCCCGGCGGCTAACGATGGCCCGCAGGGCAAGGCCTTCGCCGACATCGCCGCACGACTTTCGGACTGGCTGGCGCGCCAATGA
- a CDS encoding glutathione S-transferase family protein: MWQLYYFPLCPFSRKVRLALSEKGVGFDLRRETPWDASDAFYSYNPAGRTPVMRLEEKNITLIDSQAICEYFEETIDKSPLILGTAIGRAEIRRLTSLFDESFFADVTHPLLHEKMKKRMVLRQPPDSKALRSAMRLAHEHLDYIDWLTDNRRWLAGAQLSLADFAAAAQISVADYLGGIDWTGHEGAHGWYRVMKSRPSFRPLLSEKMEGIHPPSQYADVNA, encoded by the coding sequence ATGTGGCAGCTCTACTATTTCCCCCTATGTCCGTTCAGTCGCAAGGTCCGGCTCGCGCTTAGCGAGAAGGGCGTCGGCTTTGACCTGCGGCGCGAGACGCCGTGGGACGCCAGCGATGCGTTCTATTCCTACAACCCCGCCGGCCGCACGCCGGTGATGCGGCTGGAGGAAAAGAACATCACGCTGATCGATAGCCAGGCGATCTGCGAATATTTCGAAGAGACGATCGACAAGAGCCCGCTGATCCTCGGCACCGCGATCGGCCGGGCGGAGATACGCCGGCTGACTTCGCTGTTCGACGAGAGCTTCTTTGCCGACGTCACTCACCCGCTGCTGCACGAGAAGATGAAGAAGCGCATGGTCCTGCGCCAGCCGCCTGACTCGAAGGCGCTGCGCAGTGCGATGCGGCTGGCGCACGAACATCTCGACTACATCGACTGGCTGACCGACAACCGCCGCTGGCTCGCGGGTGCGCAGCTCAGCCTGGCCGACTTCGCCGCCGCGGCGCAAATTTCGGTGGCGGACTACCTCGGCGGGATCGACTGGACCGGACACGAGGGTGCCCATGGTTGGTACCGCGTGATGAAGAGCCGCCCGAGCTTCCGCCCGCTGCTGAGCGAGAAGATGGAAGGCATCCACCCGCCCAGCCAATATGCGGACGTCAACGCCTGA
- a CDS encoding Do family serine endopeptidase produces the protein MRYSYGVTTALLASGAAISLFTGQPAGAQVAQNDERQISAVVPRAGAPASFADLTAQLQPAVVNISTRQRITVDSNPLAGTPFADLFGNRGGGAQQAPQQPTTREAQSLGSGFIISADGYVVTNNHVIQPDGRAELEEVTVTMPDGTEYPAEVVGSDQASDLAVLKITRPEAFPFVHFGDSSQSRVGDWVIAIGNPFGLGGTVTSGIVSAVYRNTGAGGAYDRFIQTDASINRGNSGGPLFDMQGNVIGINNAIFSTTGGSVGIGFAIPAETAEPIVQKLIAGEEIVRGFLGVRIQPMNEDLAASLGLPENRGEFIQSVQAGEAAEQAGLRIGDVVVTVDGKPVTRDTTLSFIVSNIEPGKRINVEIIRNGQHQTLPVTVGRRPSEEELAAQVFNPDDQDPYGAKQESGGLIQESLGMQVIPLSPQIAGQLGLPSATKGVVVSDVDPNADAALKGINRGTVILSANNRDVTSAQELEAVISGAKTEGRKAVLLRVRVRGAPEVSVPVRLR, from the coding sequence GTGCGTTATTCCTATGGTGTCACCACGGCTCTGCTTGCGAGCGGAGCGGCGATCTCCTTGTTCACCGGACAGCCCGCCGGCGCCCAGGTAGCCCAAAACGACGAACGGCAGATCAGTGCTGTCGTTCCTCGTGCCGGCGCTCCTGCCAGCTTCGCTGACCTGACGGCGCAGCTGCAACCGGCGGTGGTCAACATCTCCACTCGCCAGCGCATTACTGTCGACTCCAACCCCCTTGCCGGAACGCCTTTCGCCGACTTGTTCGGCAATCGCGGCGGCGGCGCACAGCAGGCGCCGCAGCAACCGACCACGCGCGAGGCGCAATCGCTCGGTTCCGGGTTCATCATTTCGGCCGACGGCTACGTGGTGACCAACAACCACGTGATCCAGCCGGATGGCCGGGCGGAACTCGAAGAAGTGACGGTCACCATGCCCGACGGCACGGAATACCCGGCCGAAGTCGTGGGCAGTGACCAGGCATCCGACCTTGCCGTGCTCAAGATCACTCGCCCGGAAGCCTTCCCGTTCGTGCATTTTGGTGACTCCAGCCAGTCGAGAGTCGGCGACTGGGTCATCGCGATCGGCAATCCGTTCGGACTCGGCGGCACGGTGACTTCGGGCATCGTTTCGGCCGTCTACCGCAACACCGGCGCGGGCGGCGCTTACGACCGCTTCATCCAGACCGACGCGAGCATCAACCGCGGCAACTCCGGCGGCCCGCTGTTCGACATGCAGGGCAACGTCATCGGCATCAACAACGCGATCTTCTCCACCACGGGCGGCAGCGTCGGCATTGGTTTTGCCATTCCGGCAGAAACAGCCGAGCCGATCGTGCAGAAGCTGATCGCGGGTGAAGAGATCGTCCGTGGCTTCCTGGGCGTGCGCATCCAGCCGATGAACGAAGACCTCGCGGCGTCGCTGGGTCTCCCGGAAAATCGCGGTGAGTTCATCCAGTCGGTCCAGGCCGGCGAAGCCGCCGAGCAGGCTGGCCTGCGGATCGGCGACGTGGTCGTCACTGTCGACGGCAAGCCGGTGACGCGCGACACGACGCTGTCGTTCATCGTCTCCAACATCGAGCCCGGCAAGCGGATCAATGTAGAGATCATCCGCAACGGCCAGCATCAGACCCTGCCCGTCACCGTCGGACGCCGCCCAAGCGAGGAAGAACTCGCCGCGCAGGTGTTCAACCCCGACGATCAGGATCCTTATGGGGCCAAGCAGGAATCCGGCGGACTGATCCAGGAATCGCTGGGCATGCAGGTTATCCCGCTGAGCCCGCAGATCGCCGGTCAGCTAGGTTTGCCGAGCGCCACCAAGGGTGTGGTGGTGAGCGATGTCGATCCCAATGCCGATGCGGCACTCAAGGGCATCAACCGCGGCACGGTTATCCTGAGCGCGAACAACCGCGACGTCACTTCGGCGCAAGAGCTTGAAGCCGTCATTAGCGGTGCGAAGACCGAAGGGCGCAAGGCCGTCCTGCTGCGTGTTCGCGTGCGTGGGGCGCCGGAAGTCTCGGTTCCGGTAAGGCTCCGCTGA
- the msrB gene encoding peptide-methionine (R)-S-oxide reductase MsrB yields MTEKLKLTDAQWRERLTPEQYQILRHAGTERAFTGKYEKNKAAGEYVCAGCGQPLFESSDKYDSGSGWPSFTRPAADGAVEEHRDMTHGMVRTEVLCSNCEGHLGHVFPDGPGENGLRYCINSASLDFKPEDN; encoded by the coding sequence ATGACCGAGAAGTTGAAGCTGACCGACGCGCAATGGCGTGAGCGCCTGACTCCCGAGCAGTACCAGATCCTGCGCCACGCGGGGACCGAGCGGGCCTTCACCGGCAAGTACGAGAAGAACAAGGCGGCCGGCGAGTATGTCTGCGCGGGCTGTGGCCAGCCGTTGTTCGAAAGCAGCGACAAGTACGACAGCGGCTCCGGCTGGCCGAGCTTCACTCGCCCGGCAGCGGACGGCGCGGTGGAAGAGCATCGCGACATGACCCACGGGATGGTCCGCACCGAAGTGCTCTGTTCCAACTGCGAAGGCCATCTCGGCCACGTCTTTCCCGACGGTCCGGGCGAGAACGGCCTGCGTTATTGCATCAACAGCGCCTCGCTCGACTTCAAGCCGGAGGATAACTAG